Proteins encoded together in one Etheostoma cragini isolate CJK2018 chromosome 11, CSU_Ecrag_1.0, whole genome shotgun sequence window:
- the si:dkey-83m22.7 gene encoding uncharacterized protein CFAP97D1 → MKRCDIETPGQPRIGRTMMAHLAYQPLLPTGNKYLQQKWDKTSYDLHRGKVKSAKPTINTTPPKTYVHLAVKLKKQKLEEEWTMKIERENNMLMEKISHIMRTTGGIDNKNYYDRKSLGKEKQQLELLRITKENQMILSRLSECRSHYNLKSWNEDWLKTLKVMDSIARYPRGRTNEQKEQDNSIKKHNDRDKEQKMSADATTHSRAGDKYNDKESEENENSKETSKKGSTGTEKQQDTAAYPEPKAPEESISPDALENPGSSDSL, encoded by the exons ATGAAGCGTTGTGATATTGAGACACCAGGGCAGCCACGGATTGGGAG GACCATGATGGCACATCTGGCATATCAACCCCTGCTTCCCACTGGAAACAAATATCTGCAGCAGAAATGGGACAAGACTTCATATGATTTACATAGGGGAAAG GTGAAGTCAGCTAAACCAACAATAAACACCACTCCACCAAAGACCTATGTTCACCTTGCAGTCAAGCTGAAGAAACAAAAG CTTGAAGAGGAATGGACAATGAAGATTGAGAGGGAAAACAACATGCTTATGGAGAAAATATCACACATCATGAGGACCACTGGAGGAATTGACAACAAGAATTATTATGACAGAAAAAG CCTTGGTAAGGAGAAGCAACAGCTGGAGTTGCTCCGTATTACCAAGGAGAATCAAATGATCCTGTCCCGTCTGAGCGAGTGCAGGTCTCACTATAATCTAAAGAGCTGGAATGAGGACTGGCTCAAAACCCTCAAGGTGATGGACAGCATTGCACGTTACCCACGAGGAAGGACAAATGAGCAAAAG GAACAAGATAACTCCATTAAGAAGCACAATGATAGAGATAAAGAACAAAAGATGAGCGCTGATGCTACCACACACAGCCGTGCAGGCGACAAGTACAATGACAAAGAGtctgaagaaaatgaaaacagtaaagAAACCAGCAAGAAAGGAAGTACAGGAACAGAGAAACAGCAGGACACGGCGGCATACCCTGAGCCAAAGGCACCTGAGGAATCCATCTCACCAGATGCACTTGAGAATCCTGGTTCTTCTGACAGCCTTTAA